Within Armatimonadota bacterium, the genomic segment CGGGCCGCCCAGCTGCGGGAGGCGCTGGAGCTGACCGCCCGCGGCTGACCGCGGAGCCGGCAGCGCGTGCGGCGGGGGATGCGTCATGACCACGACATCGTCGGCCCGCCCGGACCGGACCGGCCGCGGCCGCCAGGTCTGCCAGAGGTGCGGACGCCCGCTGCCGCCGCTGGCGGTGCGCCACGGCGACCCTTTCTGCTCCCGGGTGTGCGCCGAGGAGACCTATGGGACGCGGACGCGGCGGGGCTCGTCCGCCCCGCCGGGGCCGGCGCCCTCCCGCGGCGCGTGACACCCGGGTGCGGTCACGCCGTCGGGTCGAACCTCAGCAGGGCGCCGATGCCTTCGTGGGGGCGCAAGAGCTCCGCCGCCGGTCCCGTGACGAGTTCCAGGCGGGCGCCGGCGCGCCGGGTGAGGGCGGGGAGGAGCTGCGCGATGTCCTGACCCTCCACCGGACCGCCGCACACCGGGCAGCGATCTCCCTCCACCGCCCGGACGTGGCCGCACCGCCTGCACTGCCCCACCGGCCCCGCCAGCCCCACGTCGGCGACCAGCGTCTGGACCAGACCCTGCTGGAGCGCCTGCAGCGTCGCGGCGCGGCCCACCACCGCGTTGCCCTCGGCCCGGACGCGTTCCAGTACGTCCTGCACCAGAGCCTGCTCCAGCTGCCGTTCATGGTGTTCGGCCACGGGCAGGGTCCGGGCCGCGATCTCCGCCTCGGAGGCGCGGGAGGGCAGCGGGACCAGCGCCACCACCCGCTCCCGCGCCCACTCGGGCAGGAGGTCCCGCACGGCGTGGGCCGCCTCCTCCGGGCCGCCGAGGATCAGCCGCTCGATGCGCCGGGAGCGCAGGAAGTCGGCGGCGGACTCGGCCACCCCGCGCCAGAACCGGCGTACCCATTCCTCCTGCCGCGCGTCGAACGCATCCCTCTGCACGCCCCGGCTGGCGGCCGCGCCCATCCGCCGGGCGAAGGTGGGGGGCCGGCCGTTCTTGAACCGCCAGTCGCGGGTATCCAGGTGCAGGGCGGTGTTCTCGACTACGGTGGCCCGCCCCAGGTGGGCGAGCACGACCCGCGCGTGTTCGCGGTCCACGGCCAGGATGGCGTAGGGTTCATACTCGTCAATCGCCCACAGCAGGGGCATCAGGTCGGGACGTCCGAACCGCACCCGTGAAGGCACCGGGACCGGCAGCACATGTTCCTGCCAGAAGCCGTCGGTGGCGAAGATGGCGATTCCCCGGCCGGGGATCCGGCGGCGCAGGCGGTCCAGGACCCGCCCGGCCAGATCGGCGACGGTGCGCCGGTGGGAAGCGGGCAGCGTGTCGATGAGCCGGCGGAGTTCGGTGCGCGCCCAGATGCGGAACGCGGGTGACGGACCCTGGTGCTCGGGGCGGGTCGGATCGGTGTCCAGGGATACCGACAGGACATCGTCACGGTCCAGGGACATCAGCGCGTCCACAAGGTGAGGTTCGACCATCCACAATCCCTCCCCGGAGGCGCGCTCACATACAAGACCCCAGTACCATTGTAGACAGAGGCGGGCAGCCGTGAGATCTGTCAAGGCAAACCCCTTGACAAGTCCGGGCGGGCCGGGCTACATATCGGTGACGGATGACGGTGTGCCCGCCCGGCGGGGCGGGGCGGGCCCGACATCAGGGTGAGAAGGGAGGTGGACACCATGCTGGCTCGGCGGATGGGCCCGTTCGAGGAGCTGTTTGAGCTCCAGCGGGACCTGATGAACCTGTTCGATCGGGTCTTCTCGGGCGAGACCGCCGAGACCACCGGGTTCCGTCCGGCCTGCGAGGCCTACTACAAGGACGGGCAGCTGGTCGTCCGGGCGGAGCTCGCGGGGGTGGACCCGAAGAGCGTGGACATCTCCCTGGCGGGGCGCACCCTGACCATCAAGGGGACGCGGCCTGCGCCGGAGGTGCCGGCCGACGACCGGATCTTCGGGGAGATTGAGTACGGCCCCTTCGAGCGGAGCCTGACGCTGCCCGAGGGCCTGCGGGACGAAGGGATCAGGGCCCGGT encodes:
- a CDS encoding VLRF1 family aeRF1-type release factor; this translates as MVEPHLVDALMSLDRDDVLSVSLDTDPTRPEHQGPSPAFRIWARTELRRLIDTLPASHRRTVADLAGRVLDRLRRRIPGRGIAIFATDGFWQEHVLPVPVPSRVRFGRPDLMPLLWAIDEYEPYAILAVDREHARVVLAHLGRATVVENTALHLDTRDWRFKNGRPPTFARRMGAAASRGVQRDAFDARQEEWVRRFWRGVAESAADFLRSRRIERLILGGPEEAAHAVRDLLPEWARERVVALVPLPSRASEAEIAARTLPVAEHHERQLEQALVQDVLERVRAEGNAVVGRAATLQALQQGLVQTLVADVGLAGPVGQCRRCGHVRAVEGDRCPVCGGPVEGQDIAQLLPALTRRAGARLELVTGPAAELLRPHEGIGALLRFDPTA
- a CDS encoding Hsp20/alpha crystallin family protein is translated as MLARRMGPFEELFELQRDLMNLFDRVFSGETAETTGFRPACEAYYKDGQLVVRAELAGVDPKSVDISLAGRTLTIKGTRPAPEVPADDRIFGEIEYGPFERSLTLPEGLRDEGIRARWHDGILEITIPVSQEALPKKIPVEVEMVRA